From Manihot esculenta cultivar AM560-2 chromosome 18, M.esculenta_v8, whole genome shotgun sequence:
TAAAAGCGATTCATAAATTGATATATCAAtaattaacaattatttttctaagaaaaatataattatatctattcacacattaatttattatattatattatattattatatattggtATGATATCAACACTTACTTCACGTTATAATTACTCTTTTGATAAAAAGGTAAATTGTGGACCATCAGATGTCAGATGAGGTTTTTCTACATGTAATAAACTTGAAACAGTGAATTGGAGCAAGGTCAGCCACTAGTGACTCGAATTTAAATCAGTGTGCCCCGTCGATTCTCAAATAAGCCCATCTTAAGATTGAGGTGTAAATATCTGCTCTGGGCTTCCTTGGACACCTGGGCTTAGAAGACTACCACCAACGCAAATGCATGTACGAGCTGCTTCCTCCTCTGTGTCTTTCTCAGCACCAAAGCCCGTCAGGGTGTGGGCGTTGGCTCCATCGGTGGTTCGCGTCAATTCCCTCTACACTGCTAAACCTTCTTCTGTCAACAGCGATTCCAACTCCATGGCTGCGGCCGTACCTAAGTGGGCGCAGAAGACTATTACCCTACCCCCACAGCGCCGAGGCTGCCATCTTATTACTCCCAAGGTTACTGTATTTTGTTTTATCGATTTAATTCTCTTTCCAATCCGTAgttctttgattttgatttccGAATTCAGATTTCTTATCCAGCTTCACcaatttttaacaaaatatcTTGTCCTTATTGATGCTTTGAATCCAGATTTTGAATGAAATTGGTTCAGACTTGTCAGAATTCAAGTGCGGCCTTGCTCATCTCTTCTGTAAGTCTCCAAAGCCCCCACCTTTTCTTTCCTTCGCTTCCAAATTTGattactgatttttttttttgcttctctctctctctctctctctctctctctaaatcAGTACACCACACAAGTGCCTCTCTTACTATCAACGAGAATTATGACTCTGATGTTCGAGATGACACCGAGACGTTCCTCAATAAGATAGTTCCTgaggttatttttttttatgctaTGGTCTTCTTACTACTAATGGCCTTCTTTTGTTAATTGCTTGTGTTTTCACTTTTCAGGGGAGTTCTGCACCTTGGAAGCATACGTTGGAAGGTTAGCTCAGCTTCATATTCAATTTTTCCAGTTGCGGGTTGCCTTTTTCCAAAATCCAATTAACATAACCCTTTGTTTGGTGCTTGGATGCTTAGTTGTGAAGGGAAAATGAAGAGAAATTGAAGAGgagaaataaagagaaaagaaaataatagaaatgtgatttatttatttttatttggagAGAAATGTTTTGGACTAAACACAGAAGTTGAGAAATATGATTTTTCCTCATTTTTCTtcattctcttcttttctccCCTCTAGTTGATGTCCAAACAAGAAAATTTAGAGAAATCaaatttcttttatcttctcCATTTCCCTTAGTCCAAACAAAGCATAAGTGTTGGCTAGCATTTCACATAGAAACACGACTTTAATGCTCCAGATTTTTTTTTAGTTAGTTACCAATTTGGAACAAGAGAGGAACTATGGTTATGTTTGGTTGGGGGTAACTTAGCGAGGGAAGTTCAACTTTCCGGAAGTATGAAATGTTTACCTGTTTGGTTGGCATGATTTTATGACTTTCTGGAAAATTATTTTGTGGATAAGGGAAGTAAATTTCCCTCCCCAAccattactttccttatttcctATTTTaccatttttgttttttttttttcataattaagtatttaggtgaaaattaatagaaaattgaaGGTTAtgtttattgattgataataatgtgcaaaaaatttcattatataattttatttaagctGTATATTCattcaaataaagaaagaaattaattaaattaaacataaatattttttatattttatgataatttttattattatcataaaaaaaattatatatcgaTTATTACGTGAGTTGagtatttactttttaaaatttgagtatttggtcaatatataattttctttattaaattgaatattatattttaaatattatgcataatatatgaaatatttatgtCATTTTTTTAGTCACACACTATTTACTTTTTGAGAATTTAACATATCAGTCGAACGCATTCAAATTATGCTTCCTAGAAAGGAAGTACACTTCCAAGGAAATTGAATTAGACCATTTTGAACTAATGGAGGCCTATGATGAAGCTCAAACTTGTTTGGGAATAACCTCTAGCCTACAGCAATCCTAAAGAGGATCTTGAAAATCTCAATCCCATAAATGGAGACCCGATGCAATTATTTTTCACTTCATTTCTCTGTTTTTAGCAGCAGAAGGTTGAAGGCTTCACCTGCGTGGTTTGCCAAAATGTGTATATGCATATACTAGCATTGACATCATAAATTTACAACTCATGATTCTGGCCCCTTTCCTTTAATTCTATCTCTTGTTACTTTTTTCTAGTGTGTATGTGCTGATGTTGTTCCATGAAACATTTTCAGGTCCAGATGACATGCCAGCCCACATCAAATCATCGATTTTTGGATGTGCACTCACGTGAGAGTACTCCATACGCAGTTTCTATGTTTTTACACTTAAATTTGTAATTTTCCATTTTATCAAGTTTATATTCCTATGCAGGATTCCAATCACAAATGGAAAGCTTAATATGGGCACCTGGCAGGTGTGTGGAATTGTCTGTTAAACGATAAGCAATGCTCGTGTTTTGGTACAATATAGTCTTTAgtgaaaataaacaataaatttatcttcctttaaaatatagaaaaaggtTATGAGCACAATCGGTGACTTAATCTGTTTTTACTTGTTAGCATATGCAATGAGGATATTTGATAGAAATGCTCTAGACCAGTAATAGCATGATACTGATCTCCTGATCCCTTGGAAATTTTATGGAAGTGTCTAGAGTGGCCTGTAGGATGATTTTCTTGTCTTTCACGTGTCCGGTGATAAACCAGGTTTCCACCCCTCATGAACCAAACTAAGCATCATCACAATCTGGAGCAGCCCTTCTCTGTATTTTTACCTGCAAGATTGTCCATTAAATTGCAAGCTTGTCCACCAAAATCAATTATCATATTTCTTATTGTCAACTTCTTGTGGCTTCATTTTCTCATTTACTTTTCTATATTCTTTTCTACCGTGGTAATACAATCGTGTAATGTATCTGTCTTTTTCTTGGGTCGTCCAGGGAATATGGCTGTGTGAACATCGTGACCAACCTACTGCCCGCAAAGTTGTGGTTACTCTTAATGGGATATGAGGATTTAATACTTGAGACATTCTGGTTCTACTTATCGTGATATGTTGGTAATCTTTGGTGTTTGTAATGTCTTTACGTATTGTCTTTAGAGGGACAAAACAGCATGTTTTTCTCTGttaccccttttttttttttttttttttttttttttttttatatcaaggTTCTCTGTTACTCCATTGAGACCTGgcattttttaaatgaaacaaCTAGAATACCATGCCATGAAATTATTGTTAATTTGTgtcatttttattaatgaattttgaaGGTAATCTCATGTATGTTAACTGTATCTATACaggggaaagaaaaaaaatagaaatcatTTATAAAAAAGGGATGGAAAAAAGAAGGCAGAGCATATACTATACGGAGTATGAGGAATCAAACTATGAGAGACATTAGCATGCATCGAGACACTGGCATGCACCAGCCAAGGACTATACCCAATTGGTCTTCTGGTTTAACCTGTATATCAATGAATGGACTTAGAAGCACAACCCAACGAAAACAAAACCcgataatagtaataataaggaaaaaaaagatATCTATGGCCTCACTCAAAGATGAGAAGGAAAGACGCACTATTCCGACAAAAATATAGAAGTTGTCTCTTATTTGGCTGGGACAAGTGAAAACTGACTATAGGAtggaaagggaaaaaaaaattctataataaaaaagaaaaaaaaaatcgacgGTAAGTACAAGTTAATACTTGCTCTCAAAATTAAGAGATTTATCACACTGTATATAATGCTTGAAGTTAATTGACCATTATCAATTGATAGATATAAGAGATGTCTCAATTCCATTTATATTCCTTTCTGGAATGCTTGATGTTTGTCTTTTCCGGTTATTAGTTTTATTAGCTTGTGTTGaacgttatatatatataatttaacttgtattatttttttaattaattgatatgcAAAATGTaatattgtattaattttaactactaattaaatttaatcctTTGTTATTCTAATAATGGATTATAATAATtgtatgttaaaaaaaattcattatatatatatattatatataaataaagtgTAAACCTTACTACAAATTAGAGAAAATAGTATTGTAAAAGGAGAGGCACATCAATCCAGCTCCCAAGTCTTAATAAAGACCGTATTGCCCGTACTAAAATATGGGCTACATTATGCGCAGAACGCTTAATAAAGTGAACAAAAACATTTGATAACTCTgatataaaagtataaaatcTGCTAAAACAAAACCATTAGAGAATTGTAAAGAGGAATTAGATAGACTAAAGAGCAGCCACCACACTCGTTGCATTGGACTCGATCAAAACTATTTAACCCACAACTCTTGATCAAGTAAGTGCCTCCATAATGCCCATCGCTTCTGAAACTTTTGGAGAAAAAGAActcatgagaaaaaaaaaatctagcaACAACAAAGCATCCCATATGATTTCTAGCAATTAGGCCAACATCTGTACACATGTTGTACATACTTGTTACAATATCCATGTTGACCTTCAAGAATACAACTAAAGGACACTGCCAATGATCCACAATAAAAGAGCTTTCCGAACTCGAATTGCTTAATAATGCTTGAGCAAGAACCCAATTCTCAAGGCTCCTTTCAGTGAACTAAAACACTGATTGTGGGAAAAAAACAATACAATTCCATATCTTCTTATTGCGGTGATACtataaactccaacaaacagtGAGTAAAAGACCACATTCCTCTGCATTAAAACGAGAAAAATACAAGGAAAATCTATATGGAAACGAGGTACTAGATCTCAAATAAAATCCAACCATGAAGTCTCCCAATACCGTCTAGCGACTGGACACTCAATAGTATTGATGATACCATAATTTTgagttttatcattttattatatattgaatgttatttttttaatagaaaaataaaattcacaactcaaaattaaaaaccaaaaacataaaaatattcttTATCAAGTCTAATATGTAATTATTATTccttttcttatttaaattagAGGGCTTTTTTAATATATTGCTAAAtagtatttgaaattttattagttacataaaaattattaattattagatGTGGGTATTGTTATTCGGTTGGTCATAGTTAAATTACTATAATGTTATAGCTTATAAATATATGAGAAAGTTCAAAtaagaattttaatataacAAAGAACGCATCAATGTGACGTATGTGTATTATTAAATACAGTTCAGTCTCGGAGTATTAAATAGTCCCTGTCCATTTGTTCAAACCAAATTCATCCAAAACAGTGAAATGTCAAAGCATTGAATACCTAAATGGCCTCTTTTAGGTTGGCAGGAGAAGGAGAATAAATTTTCCTATTTTTGTGATGCTTGTTAATTTAGTTGTTAGGATGAAATTCGGTGTCTGATAAGAACTTAATGTACATATTGTTTGCACTAAAAGATTAAACTTTTGTCCCAAGGAATAAGGCCTTCATCCTTAGTAGAACTAGGCTTCAATACCTTTTTCCTCTAAATTAAGCAATGATTTCATGGCTCGCGTACCACATTTCCTACCTCCACttgcaaaatagaaaatatatataataaatattctaGAGGGAGCTGAGAAGTGATGATGTTGGATTTTTTCTCATTAATTTTGTGCATGATTAAGATTATAATTGGACCATATTTTGGAGGGTTTCATTACggtattttaaaataaacgagACAGATTTCTCTGCTGgatattcttttaataaataaaattttgaattaaatcttAATGATACAAACTAAAGTTTATGTAAAGACTAGCGATTAAAGGTCTTTAAACATATGTAGTTTTTGCAGTAAAAAATACTATTGGATCTAAGtagaatcaaattgattttgagAATAAGTGATTATGCAAGTTAATGCTGCctaatgtaaaataaataattaaaaatatgcaTAGTGGgataagaggaaaaaaaaacaacgtaaatattaaaataaaaggagGACGGTAGTCATGTTATTGTTAAGCGAAGTTGCCGCGAATGCAAAAAGTCGCAACTCTGACTTTGAAAAGAGGGTGCCAACTAGAACGGCTTAATCTGGAGAAATTGGCATGCGGACCGGTGCTTACATTTCCGCCTTAATTCATACTGAGGACGTGTTTGTTGTACGCAACTGTATACGAGATTTCAGTTGTCATGTCCGCGTTCTCTAGATACAAATATGGCTGCAGGGACCATTCAATCTTTACCTTCTCCGTGGTTTCATAACCATATTCACGCTTTTGAATTAAGACCCTTTCTCCAAACTCACTCTCCTTTTGTTGAATGGTAAAATGTCTTGTCTACCTAAAGACGATATATGCACGCAAACCTACATATgcattatttttcaataatgaaatttataagaattttgatttaattaattctaaTGGAAGAAGTCtaactttttaatttgaaatttttatttaaattcatttatttcaaaTCAAACTATAAactcaacaatcaattaaattaaattgcgtGAAAAAGTCGGGACATATAGAGtttcaattattataaaatctaaaaaaaatgagattaataaaaatactCAATAATTGTTTTTACAGGAACTGTACATAAATTATATAATCGATAGTTAACATATGAGAATTGACTTACGCAGCCCTTTTTTTCCTCCAAAATTGAATTAATGTCTTCCAAATTTCACGTATGAAAGATGACACTTCCACAATCTCTCTAAGGTGGTGGTAGTAGGCTTATGGATGACCAAATAACCCAAAAAACGAAATTTCCAAAATAATGAAGGGACAGGCCAATCGTTGAAAAGAAGTAGCAATGGGGCTACTAGATTGGTCTATACTGCCAAGGGGTAATTCTGTCAGGAGTGGGCTGGTGGCACAACACATGgaataaatgaaaaagaaaaaaagaactcAGAGCACTGTCCCTTCGTAAATGGTGCTTAATCTGAGCTTAAAGGAGCGAACAGCTAATTTCGCTCGTCTGGAAGTATACTTTCGTAATCTTCCGACAGACCCGGATCTGGAAAACCCCACAGGTGATTGCTGCGGTGCCTGTGGTTTCTCGAACGACTTAATAACATGGGCATCATATGATGAAGCTAAGGACTGATTGCCTAACAGAACAGGGGAAATCCTGGCCTTCTTACGCCGATAAGCGTCTTTCTTAGACGCATTTTGTATGGCTATGCTAGCTTTTACAGCCAAAGCTGCCATGTCAGAAGCGTTAAGCCTGTTTTGGAGTTTAGATCTAGGAAGAACAAAATATAACTGGTTGGCTTTTAGCTGAGCGTTGGAATCCAAGACCGGTATGTAATCATCATAGGATAAAAAGTCAGAATTGCAGAGGAATAAAGAAGgcgaagaagatgatgaagacGAGGATGATGCAGCTTCACAGTTGATGACTTGAGAAACAAATACAGGAACATTGTATTCCTGGAGATTCCCATTAACTGAAACAACCTTTGCAGTCGGGGGAAGAAGCTGAGATTCACTGAAGACTGAGCAAGAGAAACAGGTGCCCATTTCTTTCGATTTGGTAGGCCCGAAATCAACCAAAGTGAGAGTAGCAGAGGGAAGACGGAAGAGAGAGCAGAGCAAGCGAGGGAAGGTAGGAAAAGAGAAGTTGAGGGAGTCGTCAATTGGTATGTCTAATAAAGGAAGAGCGCAGGTCATAGCGAGTATACAAGGCAATGACGTGTGAGAGCCCGTCATAAGCGAATTCCC
This genomic window contains:
- the LOC110606032 gene encoding UPF0047 protein YjbQ, which translates into the protein MHVRAASSSVSFSAPKPVRVWALAPSVVRVNSLYTAKPSSVNSDSNSMAAAVPKWAQKTITLPPQRRGCHLITPKILNEIGSDLSEFKCGLAHLFLHHTSASLTINENYDSDVRDDTETFLNKIVPEGSSAPWKHTLEGPDDMPAHIKSSIFGCALTIPITNGKLNMGTWQGIWLCEHRDQPTARKVVVTLNGI
- the LOC110606350 gene encoding uncharacterized protein LOC110606350; this translates as MTGSHTSLPCILAMTCALPLLDIPIDDSLNFSFPTFPRLLCSLFRLPSATLTLVDFGPTKSKEMGTCFSCSVFSESQLLPPTAKVVSVNGNLQEYNVPVFVSQVINCEAASSSSSSSSSPSLFLCNSDFLSYDDYIPVLDSNAQLKANQLYFVLPRSKLQNRLNASDMAALAVKASIAIQNASKKDAYRRKKARISPVLLGNQSLASSYDAHVIKSFEKPQAPQQSPVGFSRSGSVGRLRKYTSRRAKLAVRSFKLRLSTIYEGTVL